From a single Shewanella denitrificans OS217 genomic region:
- a CDS encoding putative bifunctional diguanylate cyclase/phosphodiesterase, with product MEDWALARLNTQQIDLSSQSQAEAYGQLTRNELASICSQLNCDAAFIVFHHPNDYQAFGGILPHDVRWIDEKPPQPTINTRQVKPKQGIEANSAVNQVINSAIDGLISDDNYLESVFAAKDAKFATEMLPQRALNALKVLTEHSLMMSRPCNVGDTWLVLGVITHKPLALVLDKHAYHLASSLELQALSFSIAKKDRQYQELFQQLPIPCALIDSDNRVMGLNHIAKNSLSLELTASVFTLLDVDDHAMLHDTLHIVREGLLRQAWCEVPLLLSGQRHWFKLSFCHALDDKAQLLMLAEDITERYRLADELSFHSNHDVLTGLPNRVQFELLLDEALKDPDSANACVAFLDLDQFQVINDVSGHQAGDELLCQVAKRLKLLLRKGDVVARLGGDEFGILMYSATQESATLVAKRICLQLSEHEFQWRKVKHNVSVSMGLAKLDKNAGDIYTVLSQIDASCRLAKEEGRNQWHFYSKDDPQISKLYNQMLASVDITGALALDEFELFYQLIEPLEKADTGLHMEVLLRMVQKDGSYVSPAIFLPAAERYNLASRIDRWVIDNLLKWGANNLATWQQLTMVSINLSALSLGDQKFMSWLEMRLMVEPELVDKLCFEITETAAVSQLDQATALIDLLQPLGCKLALDDFGSGFSSFAYLKCLDVDFVKIDGQFVVNLCQDKSDKAIVAAICQLGKDMEFEVIAEFVESVEVGYLLKNLGVDYAQGYAIAKPQRLSSLTSGLRTPWLVSEASFYSGADI from the coding sequence TGTTTCACCATCCTAACGATTATCAAGCGTTTGGCGGCATACTCCCCCATGATGTGCGCTGGATTGATGAGAAGCCGCCACAGCCAACAATTAACACTCGCCAAGTAAAGCCCAAGCAAGGAATAGAGGCTAATAGTGCCGTCAATCAGGTGATCAATAGTGCCATTGATGGTCTGATTAGCGATGATAACTATCTTGAATCCGTATTTGCGGCTAAAGATGCAAAATTTGCCACTGAAATGTTGCCGCAACGGGCACTTAATGCCCTAAAAGTGCTTACTGAGCACAGCCTGATGATGAGTCGCCCCTGTAACGTGGGTGATACCTGGCTAGTACTTGGGGTCATCACCCATAAACCTTTGGCCTTAGTATTAGATAAACATGCCTACCACTTAGCTTCATCCCTTGAGCTGCAAGCATTAAGTTTCTCCATCGCCAAGAAAGACCGCCAATACCAAGAATTATTTCAGCAGTTGCCTATTCCTTGCGCCTTGATAGATAGCGATAACAGGGTGATGGGCCTGAACCATATCGCTAAAAATAGTCTGTCTCTTGAACTGACAGCCAGTGTATTTACTCTCTTGGATGTGGATGATCATGCCATGCTGCACGACACCCTGCACATAGTCAGGGAAGGTTTGCTAAGGCAGGCATGGTGTGAGGTACCGTTATTGTTATCGGGTCAGCGTCACTGGTTTAAACTGAGTTTTTGTCATGCACTCGATGATAAGGCCCAACTCCTTATGTTGGCTGAAGATATCACCGAGCGCTATCGCTTAGCCGATGAGTTGTCGTTTCACTCTAATCACGATGTATTGACGGGTTTACCTAACCGAGTGCAGTTTGAGTTATTGCTGGATGAGGCTCTGAAAGATCCTGATAGCGCCAATGCCTGTGTGGCTTTTCTGGATTTAGATCAATTTCAAGTGATTAACGATGTCAGCGGTCATCAAGCCGGTGATGAGTTGTTATGCCAAGTGGCAAAACGCTTGAAGCTCTTGCTGCGTAAAGGTGATGTGGTTGCTCGCCTTGGTGGTGATGAATTTGGCATATTAATGTATTCGGCAACCCAAGAGTCGGCCACCTTAGTGGCAAAACGCATTTGCCTGCAGCTGTCAGAACATGAGTTTCAATGGCGCAAGGTTAAGCACAATGTCAGCGTTAGCATGGGGCTGGCAAAGCTTGATAAAAATGCGGGCGATATTTATACCGTCTTGAGTCAAATCGATGCATCTTGCCGCTTAGCCAAGGAAGAAGGCCGTAATCAGTGGCATTTTTACAGTAAAGATGATCCGCAGATAAGTAAGCTTTACAATCAGATGCTGGCTTCGGTGGATATCACAGGCGCCTTAGCGCTGGATGAGTTTGAGCTGTTTTATCAACTGATTGAACCCTTAGAAAAAGCTGACACTGGCCTTCATATGGAAGTCTTGCTGCGCATGGTGCAAAAAGATGGCAGCTATGTGTCGCCAGCCATTTTTCTGCCAGCGGCTGAACGTTACAATTTGGCCTCCCGTATCGACCGCTGGGTGATTGATAACTTGCTTAAGTGGGGGGCAAATAACTTAGCGACTTGGCAACAGCTGACCATGGTATCCATTAACCTGTCTGCCCTGTCATTAGGGGATCAAAAGTTTATGAGCTGGCTTGAAATGCGCCTCATGGTGGAGCCTGAACTGGTGGATAAACTCTGTTTTGAGATAACCGAAACCGCCGCAGTGAGTCAGTTAGATCAAGCCACTGCCTTGATTGATTTATTGCAGCCTCTAGGTTGTAAATTGGCGTTAGATGACTTTGGTTCTGGTTTTTCAAGTTTTGCTTATCTTAAGTGTTTAGACGTAGACTTTGTCAAAATTGATGGTCAATTTGTGGTGAACCTGTGTCAGGATAAGAGTGATAAAGCCATAGTCGCGGCCATCTGCCAGCTAGGTAAGGATATGGAGTTTGAAGTCATTGCCGAGTTCGTTGAAAGCGTCGAAGTGGGTTATCTGTTGAAAAACTTAGGCGTCGACTATGCCCAAGGCTACGCCATCGCTAAACCACAAAGATTATCTAGCCTAACATCTGGCTTACGTACCCCTTGGTTGGTGTCTGAAGCCTCTTTCTATTCTGGCGCCGATATTTAA